A region from the Alnus glutinosa chromosome 5, dhAlnGlut1.1, whole genome shotgun sequence genome encodes:
- the LOC133867701 gene encoding cold-regulated 413 inner membrane protein 1, chloroplastic-like: MASLSLSSSALGTFSLYNNSTKSSLFAGAPRHQPLLLFHVAQRSNPLRFCVDRKGLVTTKEKKSRGFGAVCYASPITARNLQWIATVSSAVLMLAKGTAAQKSFLVPLFALQAPASVISFIKGEYGAWTAFLALLVRLFFFIPGELELPFVALLLVLVAPHQVMNLRGTQAGAIVSLLIAGYLAFQHFSRTGSLQKAFDQGSIVATLAIILITAASGLLLI, from the exons ATggcgtctctttctctgtcctCATCTGCGCTCGgaactttctctctctacaaCAACAGCACCAAGAGCTCTCTCTTTGCGGGAGCTCCGCGTCACCAGCCCTTGCTCCTCTTCCATGTCGCTCAACGCTCGAATCCCCTCAG ATTTTGTGTCGATCGTAAGGGGCTGGTGACGACGAAGGAGAAGAAGAGTAGGGGATTCGGTGCGGTTTGCTACGCTTCGCCTATCACTGCTCGTAACCTCCAGTGGATCGCCACCGTTTCTTCCGC GGTGCTAATGCTTGCCAAAGGCACTGCTGCTCAGAAATCCTTTCTTGTTCCCCTATTTGCTCTACAAGCTCCAGCAAGTGTCATCTCGTTCATTAA GGGCGAATATGGTGCTTGGACTGCATTCTTGGCACTTCTCGTCcgtctcttcttcttcattcctG GTGAACTTGAGTTGCCATTTGTGGCATTACTGTTGGTGCTTGTAGCTCCTCATCAAGTCATGAACCTACG GGGAACTCAGGCAGGTGCTATTGTTTCCTTGTTGATTGCTGGATATTTGGCTTTCCAGCATTTCTCACGAACAGGCAGCTTGCAGAAAGCATTTGACCAAGGTTCAATTGTTGCCACCTTAGCCATCATTTTAATCACTGCTGCATCAGGCTTACTTCTGATTTGA
- the LOC133867911 gene encoding carbohydrate-binding X8 domain-containing protein-like, which produces MGAISLWCFTFFSFSLFLTSGSSVAEKPPSEAIQQNKLLHNQENQMLFSSSVFATQVDTVPIVNPTTPGTANPSPIVYPPSPPAPTATQPTITPPSPTSTTPTAPTTTTPTTPTTTTPMPPTTTTPSTSGGSWCIANPTASETALQVAIDYACGYGGADCSAIQPGASCYNPTTLRDHASYAFNDYYQKNPAPTSCVFGGTAQLTNTDPSTGNCHFASSKTTPSTTSPVIPTPPSMMTPPTTTMTPTTPSITIPSGGSTVFGAEPTGSPNSAISVSYSPLMLFTTTALLGALATNYL; this is translated from the exons ATGGGTGCTATCAGTCTTTGGTGTTTCACATTCTTTTCCTTTAGTCTTTTCCTCACTTCAG GTTCAAGCGTTGCAGAGAAGCCTCCTTCAGAAGCAATCCAGCAAAACAAATTACTGCACAATCAAGAAAACCAGATGCTCTTCTCATCTTCTGTGTTCGCTACACAAGTTGATACGGTTCCCATTGTCAACCCTACAACTCCAGGCACAGCAAACCCAAGTCCTATAGTATATCCTCCATCCCCGCCAGCACCGACCGCGACACAGCCGACCATAACCCCTCCCTCCCCGACCTCAACAACTCCGACGGCCCCGACCACCACAACTCCGACGACCCCGACAACCACAACTCCGATGCCCCCAACCACCACAACTCCATCAACGTCAGGCGGCTCTTGGTGTATTGCAAACCCGACAGCTTCGGAAACAGCTTTACAGGTGGCTATTGACTATGCTTGTGGCTATGGAGGTGCTGACTGTTCTGCAATTCAACCAGGAGCAAGTTGTTACAACCCAACCACTCTGCGGGACCACGCTTCTTATGCCTTCAATGACTATTACCAGAAAAATCCAGCGCCTACTAGCTGTGTATTTGGAGGAACTGCACAACTCACCAACACTGACCCAA GTACTGGAAACTGTCACTTTGCATCATCCAAGACAACACCCAG CACAACCTCGCCGGTTATCCCAACGCCGCCAAGCATGATGACCCCACCGACAACCACGATGACCCCAACCACACCGTCCATAACTATACCCAGTGGCGGATCAACGGTATTTGGTGCAGAACCAACAGGGAGCCCCAACTCAGCTATCTCAGTCTCCTACTCTCCGCTGATGCTCTTCACCACAACTGCTCTCTTGGGGGCACTTGCAACAAATTATCTTTAA
- the LOC133867756 gene encoding carboxyl-terminal-processing peptidase 1, chloroplastic produces MRVLALSNSLPTLPPSPSTSETPKPPILCNFITTHNNITNCAKKSLSLALSGALSFGLLFSSPCSIALESPTIQSPSSSSELCREDERIEKAETRPRVVTNEGIVEEAWEIVNDSFLNTGRHRWSPQTWQKKKEDILNTSIPTRSKAHDIIRRMLASLGDPYTRFLSPEEFSKMARYDMSGIGLNLREVLEDDGDLKLKVIGLLLDGPAHSVGVRQGDEVLAVNGVDVKGKSAFEVSSLLQGPNETFVTIKVKHGNCGPIQSIEVQRQLVARTPVSYRLEQIDNGTTSVGYMRLKEFNALARKDLVIAMRRLQDMGASYFILDLRDNLGGLVQAGIEIAKLFLNEGKTVIYTAGRDSQYQNTIVADAAPLITAPVIVLVNNKTASASEIVASSLHDNCRAVLVGERTYGKGLIQSVFELRDGSGVVVTVGKYVTPNHRDINGNGIEPDYRNFPAWGDVKQHLIKCGKLQQG; encoded by the exons ATGAGGGTCTTGGCCCTCTCAAACTCCTTACCCACACTCCCACCATCCCCATCCACATCCGAGACTCCAAAGCCTCCAATCCTCTGCAATTTCATCACCACCCACAACAATATCACCAATTGTGCTAAGAAATCCCTTAGTTTAGCTCTCTCGGGAGCTCTCTCCTTCGGCCTTCTCTTCTCGTCCCCCTGCTCCATTGCATTGGAGTCTCCAACAATTCagtcaccttcttcttcttctgagctcTGCCGCGAGGACGAGCGAATAGAGAAGGCTGAGACTCGCCCCAGAGTGGTGACGAACGAAGGGATAGTAGAGGAAGCTTGGGAAATCGTCAATGACAGCTTTCTCAACACCGGTCGCCATCGCTGGTCTCCCCAAACGTGGCAG aaaaagaaggaagataTTCTGAACACTTCCATTCCGACGAGGTCAAAGGCTCATGATATCATCAGACGAATGTTGGCAAGCCTGGGTGATCCGTATACGCGTTTTCTTTCCCCCGAAGAG TTCTCCAAGATGGCAAGGTATGACATGAGTGGTATTGGACTAAACCTTAGGGAAGTTCTGGAAGATGATGGTGATTTAAAACTGAAGGTGATAGGACTCCTGTTGGATGGCCCTGCGCATTCTGTTGGTGTTAGACAG GGGGATGAAGTGTTAGCTGTCAATGGAGTAGATGTGAAAGGCAAATCAGCCTTTGAAGTATCATCTTTGTTACAAGGCCCGAATGAAACATTTGTGACTATTAAG gtCAAGCATGGCAATTGTGGGCCTATTCAATCCATTGAAGTCCAGAGACAACTTGTTGCTCGAACCCCAGTGTCATATCGTTTGGAGCAAATTGACAATGGAACTACTTCTGTTGGCTACATGCGCTTAAAAGAGTTCAATGCATTGGCTAGAAAAGACTTGGTGATTG CAATGAGGCGACTTCAGGATATGGGAGCCTCATATTTCATTCTCGATCTAAGAGACAACCTTGGTGGACTCGTACAG GCTGGAATTGAGATCGCCAAACTCTTTCTAAATGAGGGGAAGACG GTGATATATACCGCTGGAAGGGATTCACAGTACCAAAACACCATTGTTGCAGATGCTGCACCATTGATTACAGCTCCTGTTATT GTTTTGGTGAACAACAAAACTGCTAGTGCTAGTGAAATT GTTGCTTCTTCGCTGCATGATAATTGTAGAGCTGTCCTTGTGGGGGAAAGGACTTATGGCAAG GGTTTGATTCAATCTGTATTTGAACTTCGTGATGGATCTGGTGTGGTTGTTACTGTTGGGAAGTATGTAACTCCAAATCACAGGGACATAAATGGCAATGGAATAGAGCCCGATTATCGAAATTTCCCAG CTTGGGGTGATGTCAAGCAGCATCTTATTAAGTGCGGTAAGCTTCAGCAAGGATGA